One part of the Enterococcus sp. DIV1094 genome encodes these proteins:
- a CDS encoding ABC transporter substrate-binding protein: MKNRKTRGFLLLLTGALFLGACGTGDGDSASGSSSPDPNVLVVATGADPVTLDIHQTNDQATSRVARQIYETLIKQTNDLELVPGLATDWEEVEENIYEFILREDVVFHNGEPLTASDVAYTLHRATESPSISHIIGSVDPETIEVIDDHTIRIGTHDSFGPFLTHLAHPAVGILSEVAVEEAGEDYGINSVVGTGPFEFTEWVTGSQLTLERFSDHWDDVDGVERIEFRTITDSSVRLIELESGTVDIAYDISPSDNSTVEENDDLTLLNTENLGTEYLGFNLQNDTPLQEVGVREAIAHAIDVESIIETVHMGIGTPMSGPINELVFGFNGDLEATPYDMDLAKELLADAGYPDGGFSLSLYVGDNNQERIRVSQIVSEALAELGITVEVHQMEWGAFLDATALGEADMFLLGWTTITTDADYGLHPLFHSSNFGESGNRSFYHNEEVDELLEAARYTSEQGEREVYYHTVQEIINSDVPWVYLQTRENVSGVRNWVQGFEHHPTGSYFLNVVSKN, encoded by the coding sequence ATGAAAAATCGTAAAACAAGAGGATTCTTATTGCTGTTAACAGGTGCATTGTTTTTAGGTGCATGTGGAACTGGTGATGGAGACAGCGCATCAGGCTCAAGTAGTCCTGATCCCAATGTCTTAGTAGTGGCTACTGGTGCAGATCCGGTGACATTAGATATTCATCAAACAAACGATCAGGCGACAAGTAGAGTGGCAAGACAAATCTATGAGACGTTGATCAAGCAAACGAACGATTTAGAGTTGGTACCTGGATTAGCTACAGATTGGGAAGAAGTGGAAGAAAATATTTATGAGTTCATCTTACGGGAAGATGTTGTTTTCCATAATGGTGAACCATTAACGGCTTCTGATGTTGCTTATACGTTACACCGCGCAACTGAATCTCCTTCGATCAGTCATATTATCGGTTCGGTTGATCCTGAGACGATCGAAGTAATCGACGATCATACGATTCGTATCGGTACCCATGATTCTTTTGGTCCTTTCTTAACTCACCTTGCTCATCCAGCTGTCGGTATTTTAAGTGAAGTTGCTGTAGAAGAAGCTGGTGAAGATTATGGGATCAACAGTGTTGTAGGTACTGGACCATTTGAGTTTACTGAATGGGTGACGGGGAGCCAACTGACGTTAGAACGCTTTTCTGATCATTGGGACGATGTTGATGGAGTGGAACGAATTGAGTTTCGCACGATCACAGATTCAAGTGTTCGTTTGATTGAATTGGAATCAGGAACCGTTGATATTGCTTATGATATTTCTCCTTCAGATAATAGTACCGTTGAGGAAAATGATGATTTGACTTTATTGAATACTGAAAACTTAGGAACAGAATATCTAGGTTTCAATTTACAAAATGACACGCCCCTTCAAGAGGTTGGCGTTCGTGAAGCAATCGCACATGCAATTGATGTTGAATCGATCATTGAGACGGTGCATATGGGGATTGGGACGCCGATGAGTGGTCCGATCAATGAACTAGTTTTTGGATTCAATGGCGATTTAGAAGCGACACCATATGATATGGACCTTGCGAAAGAACTATTAGCAGATGCAGGCTATCCAGATGGTGGGTTCTCTCTCTCTTTATATGTCGGCGATAACAACCAAGAAAGAATTCGAGTTTCTCAAATTGTTTCAGAAGCTTTAGCAGAACTAGGAATTACGGTTGAAGTTCATCAGATGGAATGGGGCGCATTTCTTGATGCGACGGCTCTTGGAGAAGCGGATATGTTTTTATTAGGATGGACGACAATCACAACAGATGCCGATTATGGACTGCACCCGTTGTTCCACTCTAGTAATTTTGGTGAATCAGGAAATCGCTCTTTCTACCATAATGAAGAGGTAGATGAATTATTAGAAGCTGCACGTTACACATCTGAACAAGGCGAACGTGAAGTGTATTATCATACAGTACAAGAGATCATCAATTCAGATGTTCCTTGGGTATATTTACAAACAAGGGAAAACGTGTCTGGTGTTCGTAATTGGGTCCAAGGATTTGAACACCATCCAACAGGAAGTTACTTCCTAAATGTTGTGTCAAAAAATTAA
- a CDS encoding UTRA domain-containing protein, which translates to MPKYEEIANILRDRIRSKTYPPNSFLPNQVDLVEEFNASRMTIKKAINILAMEGLVYSQRGSGTKILSHPYLNKDTSPANEYEGLSLQMKRRQRSLTSQIIQFDVEFPNAFIQERLMIDAEQPVYNIHRLRILDDEPYILEHTFMPVQLVPGLKKEHLLSSIYDYLHKELNVHFAGAYRAISADKSSAFDQQYLNCAETDPVLEVQQVVYLKDGQPIEYSSSRNRFDVRNYSLLDVRANQ; encoded by the coding sequence GTGCCAAAATATGAAGAAATCGCAAATATCTTAAGAGATCGAATTCGTTCAAAAACTTATCCACCAAATAGTTTTTTACCAAATCAAGTGGATCTAGTCGAAGAATTCAATGCTAGTCGAATGACGATCAAAAAAGCCATCAACATTCTAGCCATGGAAGGACTCGTTTACTCGCAACGAGGATCAGGAACTAAGATTTTAAGCCATCCTTATTTAAACAAAGATACTTCTCCTGCGAATGAATACGAAGGATTAAGTTTACAAATGAAACGACGCCAACGCTCCCTAACAAGTCAGATCATTCAATTTGACGTCGAGTTCCCTAATGCTTTTATCCAAGAACGTTTGATGATCGATGCAGAACAGCCAGTTTATAACATTCATCGCTTGCGTATCTTAGACGATGAACCGTATATTTTAGAACACACTTTTATGCCAGTCCAACTTGTTCCAGGATTAAAGAAAGAACATCTTTTGTCATCCATCTATGATTATTTGCACAAAGAACTCAATGTCCATTTTGCTGGTGCTTATCGTGCAATCTCAGCAGACAAAAGTTCCGCATTTGATCAACAGTATTTAAATTGCGCCGAAACAGACCCAGTACTTGAGGTCCAACAAGTCGTCTACCTAAAAGACGGTCAACCGATCGAGTATTCCTCAAGTCGCAATCGCTTCGACGTCCGCAATTATTCACTGTTAGATGTACGAGCAAATCAGTAG
- a CDS encoding MFS transporter, with amino-acid sequence MSKMMYDEKNWKKNIAYLLTSQAISMVGTMLVQYAIIWHVTLSTRSGMVVGLMSAIGILPMVLVMPFAGALADHYDRKIIAILSDSCVALASLFMAILFVVNNAMEKNLLLLLGLIFIRSVGQGFQTPAVSSIIPQITQEKHLVRINGIDQTIQAMMMLASPALAASLLTILPLDAILLIDFLTAVIGVTILFFRVKVPPLKSAKTNKIQVLAEIKTGISYLRTHKILTALIVAGFMGSVFSTPAANLAPLQITRNFHDGIWQLSAVEIGFASGMLVGGSVMSTWGGFKNKIHTIALGYSLLVIPFILLGVASNFWLYFAMMIAIGFVVPISRTAMVSFFQAKTDNEHMGRIMSLVTMAISSASPATMLVLGPLSDIVSIDWIMIGSGLLLMPLILWLVVGKNFRC; translated from the coding sequence ATGTCAAAAATGATGTATGATGAAAAGAATTGGAAAAAGAACATAGCATACTTACTAACTTCGCAGGCCATTTCAATGGTCGGAACGATGTTGGTACAGTATGCTATTATTTGGCATGTCACATTATCAACACGATCAGGAATGGTGGTTGGTTTGATGAGCGCGATTGGTATCTTGCCGATGGTTTTAGTCATGCCTTTTGCGGGAGCGCTTGCTGATCATTACGATCGAAAAATAATCGCCATTTTATCTGATAGTTGCGTCGCACTGGCTTCTTTATTCATGGCGATCCTGTTCGTTGTGAACAACGCGATGGAGAAAAATCTTCTTTTATTATTGGGGTTGATATTCATTCGCTCTGTCGGCCAAGGATTTCAAACGCCTGCTGTCTCTTCGATCATTCCACAAATCACCCAAGAAAAGCACTTGGTACGGATCAATGGAATCGATCAGACGATCCAAGCTATGATGATGCTTGCAAGTCCTGCATTGGCAGCAAGTTTGCTTACTATTTTGCCTTTAGATGCGATACTACTGATCGACTTTTTGACTGCGGTTATTGGTGTGACTATCCTGTTTTTCCGAGTAAAAGTTCCACCGTTGAAATCTGCAAAAACAAATAAAATACAAGTTTTAGCAGAAATAAAGACTGGTATCAGTTACCTTCGTACGCACAAAATCCTGACTGCATTGATCGTTGCTGGTTTTATGGGAAGTGTGTTTTCGACACCTGCTGCCAATTTAGCGCCATTACAAATCACTCGTAATTTTCATGATGGAATATGGCAACTATCGGCAGTAGAAATTGGGTTTGCTTCAGGAATGTTGGTAGGCGGGTCAGTGATGAGTACATGGGGAGGCTTTAAAAATAAAATCCATACGATTGCATTAGGCTATTCATTGTTGGTCATCCCTTTTATTTTGTTAGGTGTGGCATCAAATTTCTGGCTGTATTTCGCCATGATGATAGCAATTGGTTTTGTTGTACCCATTTCACGTACTGCAATGGTTTCGTTCTTTCAAGCAAAAACGGATAACGAACATATGGGCCGAATCATGAGTCTAGTCACGATGGCGATCAGTAGTGCTTCTCCAGCTACGATGTTGGTACTGGGACCATTATCTGATATAGTTTCAATCGATTGGATAATGATTGGAAGCGGACTACTACTGATGCCACTTATCCTATGGCTAGTAGTCGGAAAAAACTTTCGATGCTAA
- a CDS encoding ring-cleaving dioxygenase, producing the protein MDTTIRGVHHVTAMTSSAPKIYRFFTDILGMRLIKKTVNQDDIETYHLYFTDEHGSAGTDMTFFDFPNQPKGTKGTDTIARTSFRVPSDTALDYWLDRFEKFQITHSAIKERFGKKYLEFEDFDEQAYQLISDEKNTGVPAGVPWKNSSIPIDMAITGLGPVIVRVSDLEPIRTVLLALLGFKEIDRADDFYLFEVGAGGNGASIIVEHRTDLPKAIEGYGNVHHLALRVADHEALQFWINKINQTSLPSSGFVDRFYFESEYFLASTHVLFELATDGPGFFGDEPAETAGEILALPPLLEGKRKEIEAYVRPFDTRDANQKRVDQ; encoded by the coding sequence ATGGATACAACAATTCGAGGCGTCCACCATGTCACAGCAATGACATCTAGTGCACCAAAGATCTACCGTTTCTTTACAGACATTCTAGGAATGCGCTTGATCAAAAAGACAGTCAATCAAGATGATATTGAGACTTACCACTTGTATTTCACTGACGAACATGGCTCTGCTGGGACAGATATGACCTTTTTTGATTTCCCAAACCAGCCAAAAGGAACGAAAGGAACGGATACGATCGCTCGTACGTCGTTTCGTGTACCTTCCGATACAGCGTTAGACTATTGGTTGGACCGATTTGAAAAATTCCAAATCACTCATTCTGCGATCAAAGAACGTTTTGGCAAGAAATATCTTGAATTTGAAGATTTCGACGAACAAGCGTATCAATTGATCTCAGATGAAAAAAATACTGGCGTTCCTGCGGGAGTTCCTTGGAAAAACAGTAGTATCCCGATAGACATGGCAATCACTGGACTCGGTCCAGTCATCGTTCGTGTAAGTGATCTTGAGCCCATTCGAACGGTATTACTTGCTTTACTCGGTTTTAAAGAAATCGATCGTGCAGATGACTTTTATTTATTTGAAGTGGGTGCTGGCGGAAACGGTGCTAGTATCATCGTCGAACATCGTACCGATCTACCAAAAGCAATCGAAGGTTATGGGAATGTCCATCATCTCGCTTTACGTGTAGCTGATCATGAAGCACTACAGTTTTGGATCAATAAAATCAACCAAACCTCTTTACCTAGTTCTGGATTTGTTGATCGTTTTTACTTTGAATCTGAATATTTCTTAGCTTCTACTCACGTCTTATTCGAACTAGCCACAGATGGTCCTGGATTCTTTGGCGATGAGCCTGCTGAAACAGCTGGAGAGATCCTTGCTTTGCCCCCATTACTAGAAGGAAAAAGAAAAGAAATCGAAGCTTATGTTCGTCCATTTGACACTCGAGACGCCAACCAAAAACGGGTAGATCAATGA
- a CDS encoding lipase: MTITDKNYNSISNRVYRIDPNHPEYNADLKEGSFRNFGGAEFKILKLKENSKTDGMQAMALAPLDEKGNVDTSQVVISYAGTNKSDFKDIETDLRTIIGLFDGSDNRVVSLVTRQARFLGQLTSATEFAKEVKNEYKDAEISTTGHSLGQYLALYVAAENQWKNVGFNGPDPYELLSPEAKKWVKENPGMLTNYRNRGDFIGNLMGDGTEAEIKVSMEMGLINPFDYHGLDVWRFDKQGNLIIPENDYNTKASIQQEKNKAMNDFSSHLGTLKKWREKFTASGGSLSANERIYLNHSQTKAVVETMGRKIKNAMEEVIRINQSSIERIEMNWAEEVRRAEHAAPSLDAWEVKETLASVGVTWETHVMTPKEKCQQRIQKARRKGERYDELAKEIKNKINDLVARDQELANQLKG, from the coding sequence ATGACAATTACGGATAAAAATTATAATAGTATAAGTAATAGGGTTTATCGAATAGATCCTAACCACCCTGAATATAATGCTGATTTAAAAGAAGGATCATTTCGCAATTTCGGTGGAGCTGAATTCAAAATACTAAAACTCAAAGAAAACTCGAAAACAGATGGCATGCAAGCTATGGCGTTAGCTCCGCTGGATGAAAAAGGTAACGTTGATACTTCCCAAGTAGTGATTTCTTATGCAGGAACAAATAAGTCAGATTTTAAGGATATAGAAACAGACTTACGAACGATTATTGGTCTTTTCGATGGCTCAGATAATCGAGTGGTTTCTTTAGTAACCAGACAAGCACGTTTTTTGGGTCAATTGACGTCTGCTACTGAGTTTGCGAAAGAGGTAAAGAATGAGTATAAAGATGCTGAAATTTCTACAACAGGTCATTCATTAGGACAGTATCTAGCCTTGTATGTCGCAGCTGAAAACCAATGGAAAAATGTTGGGTTCAATGGGCCAGATCCTTACGAACTATTATCTCCAGAAGCAAAAAAATGGGTAAAGGAAAATCCAGGGATGTTGACGAATTATCGGAACCGGGGTGATTTCATTGGTAATCTAATGGGAGATGGGACAGAGGCAGAAATAAAAGTAAGCATGGAAATGGGGTTAATAAATCCGTTTGATTATCATGGTTTAGATGTTTGGAGATTTGATAAACAAGGAAATCTGATCATTCCAGAGAACGACTATAATACGAAAGCAAGTATACAACAGGAAAAAAATAAAGCAATGAATGATTTCTCAAGTCATTTGGGTACGTTGAAAAAATGGCGTGAAAAGTTTACTGCGAGTGGAGGAAGTTTATCAGCGAATGAGCGAATTTATTTGAATCATAGTCAAACAAAGGCCGTTGTAGAGACGATGGGACGAAAGATTAAAAATGCAATGGAGGAAGTTATACGAATCAATCAGAGCAGTATTGAGCGAATCGAAATGAATTGGGCAGAAGAAGTACGGAGAGCGGAACATGCTGCACCTTCTTTGGATGCTTGGGAAGTTAAAGAAACATTGGCATCTGTAGGAGTGACATGGGAAACACACGTAATGACGCCAAAGGAAAAATGTCAACAACGAATCCAAAAAGCAAGACGAAAAGGTGAACGTTATGATGAATTGGCAAAAGAGATCAAAAATAAAATCAATGATTTAGTCGCACGAGACCAAGAATTAGCCAATCAACTAAAGGGGTGA
- a CDS encoding DUF624 domain-containing protein: MFKKQTFETNVYMKLFRLAYSFLAGNLCIFLVNLPFFLVVVTTAIDSRNSLFLLGSILFFLPAILTTLACFANDIQGNDVPVKTFFQLYRGLWKKSMYLGGPGYLVIVISYVDILFFIHQPMGKWVIPFFFLLIILAISLILNNFYLQVKNPKISIRKIYHVSLYYVLKKWYISLLNAVLLVLLLIVMVVKPQFGFLLTPNLFLGLVYLNCKQTYRELNQ, translated from the coding sequence ATGTTTAAAAAACAAACGTTTGAAACGAATGTTTATATGAAGCTGTTTCGTTTAGCTTATAGTTTTCTTGCGGGCAATCTATGTATTTTTCTTGTGAATCTTCCCTTTTTTCTGGTCGTAGTGACAACTGCGATCGATAGTAGAAATAGTCTCTTTTTGTTAGGGAGTATACTTTTTTTCTTACCTGCGATCTTAACAACTTTAGCTTGTTTCGCTAATGATATCCAAGGAAATGACGTACCAGTCAAAACGTTTTTCCAACTGTATCGCGGACTCTGGAAAAAAAGTATGTACTTAGGTGGTCCAGGATATCTTGTGATCGTGATTTCTTATGTCGATATCCTTTTTTTCATCCATCAACCAATGGGGAAATGGGTCATTCCTTTCTTTTTCTTATTGATCATTTTGGCGATTAGCCTGATCCTCAATAACTTTTATCTCCAAGTAAAGAATCCGAAGATCTCCATACGAAAAATCTACCATGTATCACTATATTATGTATTGAAAAAATGGTACATCAGTCTATTGAACGCTGTTTTGTTGGTTCTTTTGCTAATCGTGATGGTCGTTAAACCACAGTTTGGCTTCTTGCTCACACCAAATTTATTTTTAGGTTTGGTTTATCTTAACTGCAAGCAGACATATCGAGAGCTAAATCAATAG
- a CDS encoding carbohydrate ABC transporter permease — protein sequence MISASFKANNDVFSVPIQWIPKTWHPENYSVIWTRIPLLTFFKNTAILSIVITLIQLFTSSFAAYGFSKMHFKGRNLLFLAYIGTIAVPWQSYMIPQFIMMRQLGLSDTLLSLILLQAFSAFGVFLLKQYYSSIPDSLCESARIDGLTEWGIYRRIILPLTKPALASLTIITFVNTWNDYMGPFIYLSSTENKTIQLGLKMFVGLFDTEYALIMAASVLSVLPVAIVFLVMQKYFVEGIASSGVKG from the coding sequence ATGATCTCTGCATCATTCAAAGCGAACAATGATGTCTTTTCGGTTCCGATCCAATGGATACCTAAGACATGGCATCCAGAAAATTATTCAGTCATTTGGACACGCATTCCGTTACTGACTTTTTTCAAAAATACAGCGATTTTAAGTATTGTGATCACATTGATCCAACTCTTTACATCAAGTTTTGCTGCCTATGGCTTTTCGAAAATGCACTTTAAAGGAAGAAACCTCCTTTTTCTTGCATATATCGGTACGATCGCTGTTCCCTGGCAATCTTACATGATTCCACAATTTATCATGATGAGACAATTAGGGTTGTCAGATACGTTGCTTTCTTTGATATTGTTACAAGCATTTAGTGCATTTGGCGTATTTTTATTGAAACAATACTATAGTAGTATTCCCGATTCTCTTTGTGAAAGTGCAAGGATCGATGGGCTGACCGAGTGGGGCATTTATCGCCGGATCATCTTACCTTTGACTAAACCAGCTTTAGCTAGCTTGACGATCATCACTTTTGTCAATACATGGAATGACTATATGGGACCATTTATTTATCTGTCATCAACAGAAAATAAAACGATCCAATTAGGATTGAAAATGTTTGTTGGGTTGTTCGATACAGAATATGCTCTGATCATGGCGGCATCCGTTTTGTCTGTTTTACCAGTCGCAATCGTCTTTTTAGTCATGCAAAAATATTTTGTTGAAGGTATTGCTTCTTCTGGCGTCAAAGGATAG
- a CDS encoding alpha/beta hydrolase, producing MKYLYRQGKTTQKKLILLHGTGGDEHSLLEIAEFLAPESTLLSFRGNINEQGMNRFFKRNGLNQFDYDSLAEESSNLLNEIKTISHSHEIPLTDWIVVGFSNGANIAAHIMLAQQTELNKGLFFHPMSLDKYPEKTELPDTSVWLSYGNGDPIVSNTSFSQLVNEFDSRGAKVTTQTTDQGHQLTMDELTHAKQWLDTLD from the coding sequence TTGAAGTATCTTTACAGACAAGGAAAAACAACACAAAAAAAATTGATCTTACTTCATGGGACTGGTGGAGATGAACACTCGCTTTTAGAAATTGCAGAGTTTCTTGCACCTGAAAGTACACTTTTATCCTTTAGAGGGAATATCAACGAGCAAGGGATGAATCGTTTTTTTAAAAGAAACGGATTGAATCAATTCGATTATGACAGTTTAGCTGAAGAATCCTCAAATCTGTTAAATGAAATCAAAACAATCAGTCACTCCCATGAGATTCCATTAACAGATTGGATCGTTGTCGGATTTTCAAATGGCGCAAATATTGCCGCTCACATCATGTTGGCTCAACAAACAGAATTAAACAAAGGACTTTTCTTCCATCCGATGTCTTTAGACAAGTATCCTGAGAAAACAGAACTACCTGATACTTCTGTCTGGTTATCTTACGGCAATGGAGATCCGATCGTTTCGAACACTTCATTTAGTCAATTAGTTAACGAATTTGATTCACGAGGCGCTAAAGTAACAACACAAACCACAGATCAAGGGCATCAATTGACCATGGATGAGTTGACACACGCCAAGCAATGGCTAGATACTTTAGACTAA
- a CDS encoding ABC transporter permease: MFLRKNNLAKTESIAGKSEGSRQEIWQALKSNRRAMFGLFFICLLIFVAIFADFIAPYGMREQDLSNALQSPNRTHWLGTDDLGRDVLSRLIYGTRVSLTVGGCSVLLALFFGGILGVLSGYFRGWIDTLIMRFCDILLSIPSILLAIAIVSSFGSSLMNMIIAIGLANIPIFARIIRASVMSVKEKQFIEAGTALGANANLLIFKHILPNVMSPVIVQASMGVATAILSAVGLGFIGLGMEASVAEWGTMLNFGRSYIRTHSYLTIYPGMAIVLTILSFNLIGDGIRDAIDPKMRER, encoded by the coding sequence ATGTTTCTTAGAAAAAATAATTTAGCAAAAACAGAATCGATTGCCGGCAAGTCTGAAGGATCTAGACAAGAGATTTGGCAAGCGTTGAAATCCAATCGACGTGCTATGTTCGGCTTATTTTTTATCTGTTTATTGATCTTTGTTGCGATTTTCGCTGATTTTATTGCACCTTATGGAATGAGAGAGCAGGATCTTAGTAATGCTTTGCAGTCTCCCAATCGTACGCATTGGTTAGGGACAGATGATTTAGGTCGTGATGTTTTGAGCCGACTGATTTATGGTACACGTGTCTCATTGACAGTTGGGGGTTGCTCGGTCTTGTTGGCTTTGTTTTTTGGCGGGATCTTAGGCGTACTATCTGGCTACTTTAGAGGTTGGATCGATACATTGATCATGCGGTTTTGTGATATCTTGTTGTCGATTCCCTCCATCTTATTAGCGATTGCGATCGTTTCTTCCTTTGGTTCAAGTTTAATGAATATGATTATTGCGATTGGTTTAGCGAATATCCCCATATTTGCTCGGATCATTCGAGCCAGTGTAATGTCTGTCAAAGAAAAGCAGTTTATTGAAGCAGGAACCGCGTTAGGTGCAAATGCCAATTTATTGATTTTCAAGCATATTCTGCCAAATGTGATGTCACCAGTGATTGTTCAAGCTTCAATGGGAGTTGCAACGGCGATCTTATCAGCGGTCGGCTTAGGCTTTATTGGTTTAGGGATGGAAGCTTCTGTAGCGGAGTGGGGAACGATGTTGAATTTTGGCCGTAGTTATATTCGTACGCATTCTTATTTAACGATCTATCCAGGAATGGCG
- a CDS encoding ABC transporter permease, producing the protein MFQYIVKRILWLFPVLLGVTFIVFTIMYLSPGDPVTMVLGEGATQEQYEAMRRQMGLDRHFIEQFFRYIRNVFIDFDLGRSYVSGRVVLDEILTRLPNTLKLSTWSILIASLIGIPMGVVSATRPYSKIDNVVMFISLLGVSMPTFWQALLLIILFTSTLGWLPATGFSNWQQMIMPVFALASSSIGSIARITRSSMMDVLDQDYIRTAKAKGVGDSTVTFHHALRNALIPVVTIIGLQFGALLGGAVLTETVFSINGIGTLMVNAIRTRDTMIVQGGVLFIAFIFTLVNLCVDILYAYIDPRIKTSYD; encoded by the coding sequence ATGTTCCAATACATTGTAAAAAGAATACTATGGTTGTTCCCGGTGTTGTTGGGGGTCACTTTTATTGTATTCACGATTATGTACTTATCACCTGGCGATCCAGTAACGATGGTTTTAGGTGAAGGAGCAACGCAAGAACAATATGAGGCAATGAGGCGCCAAATGGGACTCGATCGTCACTTTATCGAACAATTTTTCCGCTATATCAGGAATGTGTTCATCGATTTTGATCTCGGTAGATCGTATGTTTCAGGACGAGTGGTGCTTGACGAAATTCTTACTCGTCTACCGAATACGCTCAAACTATCGACGTGGAGTATTTTAATTGCTTCGTTGATCGGGATTCCGATGGGGGTCGTATCGGCGACTCGACCGTATTCAAAAATCGACAACGTCGTTATGTTCATTTCATTATTAGGCGTCTCAATGCCAACATTTTGGCAAGCCTTGTTATTGATCATTTTATTTACATCAACACTTGGCTGGTTGCCTGCAACGGGTTTTAGTAATTGGCAACAAATGATCATGCCTGTGTTTGCATTAGCCTCTTCTTCCATTGGAAGCATTGCCCGTATTACTCGGTCAAGTATGATGGATGTTTTAGATCAAGATTATATTCGAACAGCAAAAGCTAAGGGAGTCGGCGACTCGACGGTGACGTTTCATCATGCGTTGAGAAATGCATTGATCCCTGTCGTGACGATCATTGGGCTGCAATTTGGCGCTTTGTTAGGAGGCGCAGTTCTAACAGAGACTGTTTTCAGTATCAATGGGATCGGTACCTTGATGGTCAATGCGATCAGAACAAGAGATACGATGATCGTTCAAGGTGGGGTCCTGTTTATCGCATTTATTTTCACGTTGGTCAATCTATGTGTAGACATTCTTTATGCCTATATAGACCCACGAATAAAAACCTCATATGACTAA